In Blastopirellula marina, a single genomic region encodes these proteins:
- a CDS encoding alpha/beta hydrolase-fold protein gives MADQPTYGNWREIDLDGHLCELFEPQQRNEHGFVAIYLHGVHLGKLYHSPAFIEQLEKFGLPVVAPVTQRSWWTDRICEEFDPQRSAQTYLLESVLPFVESEYGAKSSKVALFGTSMGGQGSLRFAYKFPDVFPIVAAVSPAIDYQNRMRDDPEDNLWQMYDSTEQARQDTTTLHIHPLNWPRNQFFCCCPEDSSWWESSDRLRMKLQSLGVPHTCDLETKGGGHGFNYYSLMAPKVVQFLWDSLEKERRRVV, from the coding sequence ATGGCCGATCAACCCACCTACGGCAACTGGCGCGAGATCGACCTCGATGGGCATTTGTGCGAACTGTTCGAACCGCAGCAGCGGAACGAGCACGGCTTCGTTGCCATCTATCTACATGGGGTGCACCTGGGGAAGCTGTACCACAGCCCGGCGTTTATCGAACAGCTAGAAAAGTTCGGCTTACCGGTCGTGGCCCCGGTGACGCAGCGCAGCTGGTGGACTGATCGCATCTGCGAGGAGTTCGATCCCCAGCGTTCGGCCCAGACCTATTTGCTGGAAAGTGTGTTGCCATTTGTCGAATCTGAATACGGGGCCAAGTCGTCGAAGGTGGCCCTGTTCGGGACCAGCATGGGTGGGCAAGGCTCGCTGCGGTTTGCCTATAAATTTCCCGATGTCTTCCCGATTGTGGCGGCGGTAAGCCCCGCGATTGATTATCAAAATCGGATGCGGGACGACCCGGAAGACAATCTGTGGCAAATGTACGACAGCACCGAACAGGCCCGGCAGGACACGACCACTCTGCACATTCACCCACTGAACTGGCCCCGGAATCAATTCTTTTGCTGCTGCCCTGAGGACTCCTCTTGGTGGGAAAGCTCGGATCGATTACGAATGAAGCTGCAGTCTTTGGGCGTGCCGCATACGTGCGACCTCGAGACCAAGGGAGGGGGGCATGGCTTTAACTACTACAGCCTGATGGCCCCCAAGGTGGTGCAGTTCCTCTGGGATTCTTTGGAAAAAGAACGCCGCCGAGTTGTTTAG
- a CDS encoding DUF4190 domain-containing protein, producing the protein MKPHRGVLILVLGILGIMACCFCAPVAWYMGSQDLAEIDAGRMDPEGRQMTQIGMILGIVGIVLGIIAIIIPIFFILLAGGFGVAGAAVN; encoded by the coding sequence ATGAAACCACATCGTGGTGTGCTCATTTTGGTCCTGGGAATACTCGGTATTATGGCCTGCTGCTTCTGCGCCCCAGTGGCCTGGTACATGGGCTCGCAAGACTTGGCCGAGATTGATGCCGGACGGATGGACCCAGAAGGGCGTCAAATGACCCAAATCGGCATGATTCTTGGCATCGTCGGCATCGTCTTGGGAATCATAGCAATCATCATCCCAATATTCTTCATCCTTCTAGCTGGCGGCTTCGGTGTCGCCGGTGCCGCAGTAAACTGA